From a single Gracilimonas sp. genomic region:
- the radC gene encoding DNA repair protein RadC — protein MSHEESFSIEHFHSRTVKDMQPDEQPREKLMRYGADSLSDSELLAILIRTGTRKLNVIETAKALLTQFDGLHNLSRKNWQALKVIPGIAKVKAITLEAAFELARRIEVAGLGEEIQITSPEDANAYFAPKLRHLSKETFVVGFLNNAKILTGYQKISTGGKTATIVDPAEVMRQAVLNEAESIILIHNHPSGRNKASSADVQLTKRLAECGKLFSIPVEDHLIIAGYKYTSLKSERLF, from the coding sequence ATGTCACACGAAGAATCCTTTTCGATCGAGCACTTCCACAGCCGGACTGTCAAAGATATGCAGCCGGATGAACAACCCCGGGAAAAACTGATGCGCTACGGCGCCGACTCCCTTTCCGACTCCGAACTGTTAGCCATCCTGATCCGGACCGGCACCCGCAAGTTAAACGTAATAGAAACCGCCAAGGCTCTGCTCACCCAATTTGACGGACTTCATAATCTTTCCCGCAAAAACTGGCAGGCGCTTAAAGTGATTCCTGGAATAGCGAAGGTCAAAGCCATCACGCTGGAAGCCGCCTTTGAGCTGGCGCGCAGAATTGAAGTAGCAGGACTGGGTGAAGAAATTCAAATAACCTCCCCCGAAGACGCCAACGCCTATTTTGCCCCTAAACTCCGGCATCTCTCCAAAGAAACCTTTGTTGTAGGATTTCTGAATAATGCTAAAATTCTGACTGGCTACCAGAAAATCAGTACCGGAGGTAAAACAGCCACCATTGTGGACCCGGCCGAAGTAATGCGACAGGCCGTACTGAATGAAGCTGAATCCATTATCCTGATCCACAATCACCCTTCCGGGCGGAATAAAGCATCGAGCGCCGATGTCCAGCTCACCAAGCGACTGGCAGAATGTGGCAAGTTGTTTTCAATCCCCGTTGAAGATCACCTGATTATTGCCGGATATAAGTACACCAGCCTGAAAAGTGAAAGGCTTTTTTGA
- a CDS encoding helix-turn-helix transcriptional regulator, with protein sequence MAIIVNLDVMLAKRKMSLTELSEEVGITMSNLSILKTGKAKAIRFSTLEAICQALDCQPGDILEYSEE encoded by the coding sequence ATGGCCATAATCGTTAACCTGGATGTGATGCTGGCCAAACGGAAGATGAGTCTTACCGAGCTCTCGGAAGAAGTAGGCATCACCATGTCGAACCTTTCCATCCTTAAAACCGGCAAAGCCAAAGCCATTCGTTTCTCTACCCTCGAAGCTATCTGCCAAGCCCTCGATTGTCAGCCGGGAGATATTTTGGAGTATTCTGAAGAATAG
- a CDS encoding DUF2975 domain-containing protein, protein MKLRKDWSLAYLLLYICQIGYWLIIISVALELFISFAQLSGNHIVIRDVSVNLELRQFEEYNDIELDNIRLNIPERMTSDLQISGPYEEVKGGFYFFNGLKLYENTVFFLMLFLFSKVLRNVAEGDPFHAKNPSYLYMIGWTLIISSLINISFQFLNMGHFISLPLLSDLSLPEGIDITSLDMFGKDFMIAGIFNIVLGYVFKEGARIYEEQKLTV, encoded by the coding sequence ATGAAACTCAGAAAAGACTGGTCGCTCGCTTATTTACTGCTTTATATATGCCAAATCGGATATTGGCTGATCATCATTAGTGTAGCTTTGGAGCTATTCATTTCATTCGCCCAACTTTCCGGCAACCATATTGTGATAAGGGATGTCTCCGTTAACCTTGAGCTCCGGCAATTTGAAGAATACAACGATATAGAATTAGACAATATCCGGCTGAATATTCCCGAAAGAATGACTTCAGATTTACAAATTTCCGGGCCTTATGAGGAAGTGAAAGGTGGTTTTTACTTTTTTAATGGACTGAAACTGTATGAAAATACCGTGTTCTTTCTCATGCTATTTCTGTTCTCAAAAGTATTGAGAAACGTCGCGGAAGGTGATCCCTTTCACGCCAAAAACCCCTCTTACTTATATATGATTGGCTGGACGCTTATTATCTCTTCGCTCATCAATATTTCTTTTCAGTTTTTGAATATGGGGCATTTTATTTCCCTGCCTCTTTTAAGTGATTTGTCACTTCCGGAGGGTATTGACATCACTTCGCTGGATATGTTTGGTAAAGACTTCATGATCGCCGGTATTTTCAACATCGTCCTGGGATATGTGTTCAAAGAAGGTGCCCGCATTTATGAAGAACAAAAACTAACTGTGTAA
- a CDS encoding PQQ-binding-like beta-propeller repeat protein has product MNYHYFIINLFMCAALLSSCELFGGRDTGPEGGEVVWNLKNSTDRLVSTQPLIEDGAVYFIQDTQLKAYSLNKGKRLWSVNTSNGNFSRAILSSENTLYLDEGFNIKAVSKSTGRIIWSNPVTQDATEFSGMGGPVMSQDQEHLYAGRRGYVLQLRKSDGAITRRYSIDRLVPEGVSQGATEPVYSPFGDGMLYVPGSSFDRTIPGEERYRGNLFAFEAATGELIWELPVEFPIDDIRTEQPGDSVLVSPPIYDIEVTESAIVLLQGKAIVSVDREKGAINWVNNFFDSGFDVGLAVDAEAIYAASVGTNAHKLDLTTGEELWRKDIFYSNTSIPTVQNGRLYFTNSGGGDIWVLDTSTGKVIYNKLPPGYQTDSHDIYISSLGVGEGYMVNVGSKAVYCLKVP; this is encoded by the coding sequence ATGAACTACCACTATTTTATAATCAATCTATTTATGTGTGCAGCCCTGCTTTCATCCTGTGAGCTGTTTGGCGGTCGCGATACCGGTCCCGAAGGGGGTGAGGTGGTCTGGAACTTGAAAAACTCAACCGATCGGTTGGTGAGTACACAGCCGCTAATAGAGGATGGGGCCGTATATTTTATTCAGGATACACAGCTGAAAGCCTACAGTCTGAATAAAGGAAAGCGCCTCTGGAGTGTTAACACCAGTAACGGAAATTTCTCTCGGGCGATCCTTTCCAGTGAAAACACGCTATACCTTGATGAGGGATTCAATATCAAAGCCGTATCCAAATCAACCGGAAGGATTATATGGAGCAATCCGGTAACCCAGGATGCTACTGAGTTTTCCGGTATGGGAGGCCCTGTGATGAGCCAAGACCAGGAGCACCTGTATGCCGGTCGCCGGGGTTACGTTCTGCAGCTGCGCAAGAGCGACGGAGCGATTACCCGCCGCTACTCTATCGACCGGCTGGTTCCTGAGGGGGTAAGCCAGGGAGCAACTGAACCCGTTTACTCCCCGTTTGGAGATGGGATGTTATACGTGCCCGGTTCGTCATTTGACCGTACTATCCCCGGAGAAGAACGATATCGGGGAAACTTATTTGCCTTCGAGGCCGCAACCGGGGAGTTGATTTGGGAGCTTCCGGTGGAGTTTCCTATAGATGATATCAGAACTGAACAGCCGGGGGATTCGGTGTTGGTTAGCCCGCCCATATATGATATTGAGGTTACGGAGTCGGCCATTGTGTTACTTCAGGGCAAAGCCATTGTGTCGGTTGACCGGGAAAAGGGAGCAATTAACTGGGTGAATAATTTTTTTGACAGCGGGTTTGATGTGGGCCTGGCTGTAGATGCCGAGGCTATTTATGCCGCCTCTGTTGGTACCAATGCCCATAAACTGGATCTTACAACCGGTGAGGAACTCTGGCGAAAGGATATTTTCTATTCCAACACCAGTATTCCAACAGTGCAAAACGGCCGGTTATATTTTACGAACTCGGGGGGCGGAGATATCTGGGTGCTGGATACTTCCACCGGAAAGGTCATTTACAACAAGCTACCCCCGGGCTATCAAACTGACAGCCACGACATTTATATCTCCTCGCTGGGGGTGGGCGAAGGCTACATGGTGAATGTGGGCAGCAAAGCGGTCTACTGCCTGAAGGTGCCTTAA
- a CDS encoding AMP nucleosidase, whose protein sequence is MSDTLKLVKDQFSSEAELKKAIDKACDLMEEIYDSGKYPQMIVERIWSKHNPVIDGELAQPKAYRWYLKREIERLVTNGATVFVKPSREALPMNNPDLFDNLDESDWDITQKKLFLFRAERIDISLDRLRHYTGTKPADFQRYILFTNYDMHVEVFLDKFPDCVKPEREGVQMPAYHHKMDNNSGLTLINIGVGPSNAKTITDHVGVLRPDAMVMVGHCGGLRNHQDIGDFVLANGYYRADRVLDDLFPIGIPISPNYILNRYLKEVLDQHDMNHRIGTVYTTANRNWEFSKAKTVEEIHMSRSVAIDMESSTVATNGFRYRIPHATLLCVSDKPLHGKPKLTDAAQSFYQNSKEMHLEMVIDALQMVKDSYPEGLPNSSIRAFNEPLMGGSG, encoded by the coding sequence ATGTCAGATACGCTCAAATTAGTTAAAGATCAGTTTTCCTCGGAGGCAGAACTTAAAAAAGCTATTGATAAAGCGTGTGACCTGATGGAAGAAATTTACGATTCGGGCAAATATCCCCAGATGATTGTGGAGAGAATCTGGAGCAAACATAACCCGGTTATCGACGGAGAGCTTGCTCAACCCAAAGCTTACCGCTGGTATCTGAAGCGCGAAATTGAACGCCTGGTAACTAATGGAGCCACCGTTTTTGTGAAACCTTCGCGGGAAGCACTGCCCATGAACAACCCGGATCTTTTTGACAACCTGGATGAAAGTGACTGGGACATCACCCAAAAGAAATTGTTTTTGTTTCGGGCTGAGCGCATCGATATTTCACTCGACCGCCTTCGGCATTACACCGGAACTAAACCCGCCGATTTCCAGCGATATATCCTGTTTACCAACTATGATATGCATGTGGAAGTATTCCTCGACAAGTTCCCCGATTGTGTTAAACCGGAACGAGAGGGCGTACAAATGCCGGCCTATCATCACAAGATGGACAATAATTCAGGGCTTACGCTCATCAACATTGGCGTGGGGCCTTCCAATGCTAAAACCATTACCGATCATGTGGGGGTGCTTCGGCCTGATGCCATGGTGATGGTGGGTCACTGCGGCGGACTCCGGAACCACCAGGATATCGGCGACTTTGTGCTCGCAAATGGGTACTACCGTGCCGACCGTGTTTTGGATGACTTATTCCCCATCGGGATTCCGATTTCCCCGAATTACATCCTGAACCGTTATCTGAAAGAAGTGCTTGATCAGCATGATATGAACCACCGGATCGGGACCGTTTACACCACCGCCAACCGAAACTGGGAATTCTCGAAGGCTAAAACGGTGGAAGAAATTCATATGAGCCGCAGTGTGGCTATTGATATGGAGTCATCTACTGTAGCAACGAACGGATTCCGGTATCGCATTCCACACGCCACCCTTCTTTGTGTGAGTGATAAACCCTTGCACGGCAAACCTAAGCTCACGGACGCCGCTCAATCGTTCTACCAAAACTCCAAAGAGATGCACCTCGAAATGGTGATTGATGCCCTGCAAATGGTGAAAGATTCCTACCCGGAAGGACTGCCCAACTCCAGCATCCGTGCCTTCAACGAGCCACTGATGGGTGGAAGCGGGTGA
- a CDS encoding NUDIX hydrolase — protein MKIESEDHSAEFSILKAPDWINVIPLTPDDEIVLVEQYRYGIEQPTLELPGGMVDPGESPLETSKRELLEETGYAGDECINLGRVSSNPAIFTNYTHTYLIKNCKKVQEQQLDGNERINVHVMPLDDFLELVSRGAVHHSLVVAAVAKFLLWRR, from the coding sequence ATGAAAATCGAGTCTGAAGATCATTCGGCTGAATTTTCGATTCTGAAAGCGCCCGATTGGATCAACGTAATCCCGCTTACCCCGGATGATGAAATCGTGTTGGTGGAGCAATACCGGTATGGAATTGAACAGCCTACGCTGGAATTACCCGGTGGAATGGTTGATCCCGGAGAGTCGCCCTTGGAGACATCAAAGAGAGAGCTGCTGGAAGAAACCGGCTATGCAGGTGATGAGTGCATTAACTTAGGGCGGGTGAGTTCGAACCCGGCAATTTTTACCAATTACACCCATACTTACCTGATCAAAAACTGCAAAAAAGTTCAGGAACAACAGCTGGATGGTAATGAACGCATTAATGTACATGTAATGCCGCTGGATGATTTTTTAGAACTTGTGAGCCGGGGAGCAGTGCATCACTCGCTGGTAGTGGCGGCCGTGGCTAAGTTCTTGTTGTGGCGTCGGTGA
- a CDS encoding peroxiredoxin, producing the protein MIETGAKADFDFTVKAVHNGEEKEINFKGLLDKPTIVSVYMKNNTSGCDRQTKDLADESSWFKEHGYNLVAISKDTCGSHKRYAKKQGIDFTLVSDPDYKFAEATDSIVEKKMFGNEYEAPSRSAFVIDTDGTILGTVEKVNTKDHAGELKELVESLK; encoded by the coding sequence ATGATTGAGACAGGAGCAAAAGCAGATTTTGATTTCACCGTTAAAGCGGTGCATAATGGAGAGGAAAAAGAAATTAACTTCAAAGGATTGCTGGATAAGCCGACTATCGTTTCGGTATATATGAAGAACAATACCAGTGGTTGCGACCGGCAGACTAAAGACTTAGCCGACGAATCATCCTGGTTTAAAGAACATGGTTATAACCTGGTGGCCATCAGTAAAGATACCTGTGGTTCTCACAAGCGATATGCCAAGAAGCAGGGCATTGATTTTACACTGGTATCTGATCCGGATTATAAGTTTGCTGAAGCCACAGATTCCATCGTTGAGAAAAAGATGTTTGGGAATGAGTATGAGGCCCCTTCACGTTCGGCCTTTGTTATTGATACAGATGGTACTATTTTGGGCACTGTTGAAAAAGTGAATACCAAAGACCACGCTGGAGAGCTAAAAGAGCTGGTCGAAAGTTTGAAATAA
- the topA gene encoding type I DNA topoisomerase, whose translation MKSLVIVESPTKTKTIKKYLPKGYVVDSSMGHIRDLPSSAKEIPAKYKKESWSNLGINVDDRFDPLYVVPSSKKKVVTKLKKLLKDADELILATDEDREGEAISWHLMEVLKPKIPVKRMAFREITKEAVLNALENTRDIDMNLVHAQETRRILDRLAGYTVSPLLWKKISPGLSAGRVQSVAVEFLVERERERMKFKSATYYDLKAQLHKEGENDKFDADLTHLNEKRLASGKDFDENTGKLKKPDSVVLLDEDKASALVDDLKSASWSVINVDVKTQKRNPAPPFITSTLQQEANRKFGFSARDTMSVAQKLYEKGFITYMRTDSTRLSGQAIGAARDAVTEEYGEDYLFERVRNYNKKGKSAQEAHEAIRPSGSRFVKPDKAGLRDREFKLYDLIWKRTIATQMAEAELEFTNVTIRATNNGTDADFRAGGKKILFPGYFRAYVEGSDDPEAALENQENFLPAMNEGDATALDDLNFVSHETKPPARFTEATLVKELEKRGVGRPSTYASIISTIQDRGYAKSEGKTLIPTFTAFAVSSLLEKHFPDLVDSDFTSELEDKLDAVATGNQDPVKYLEDFYNGENGLKAKVDTQEDKIDPQEAKLLDLPLEGLEGIKVAVGRFGPYARMEKNGEEVTTSLPNDMDPSDISSEKLEELIKISEEQDKPIGEDPETGEPIFLLSGRYGPYVQRGEVTEENKKPKRVSLLKGMEPKDVGLDLALQLLELPRPLGKHPEDDKVVKAGVGRYGPFVVHDGKFKSIPKSDSVLDIELDRAVELLNQKSKSRRGSNEIKDLGKHPETDKQVRVMTGRYGPYIKHGKKNISLPKGETPEDFTMDKAVDLIKEKG comes from the coding sequence ATGAAAAGCCTTGTCATTGTAGAGTCCCCTACAAAAACGAAAACGATTAAAAAATACCTGCCCAAAGGGTACGTAGTGGACTCCTCTATGGGTCACATCCGTGATCTTCCTTCCTCAGCTAAAGAAATTCCCGCCAAGTATAAAAAAGAGAGCTGGTCAAATTTAGGAATTAATGTAGATGATCGTTTTGATCCTTTATATGTGGTTCCTTCTTCCAAAAAGAAAGTGGTTACCAAGCTCAAAAAGTTATTGAAAGATGCGGATGAACTCATTCTCGCAACGGATGAGGACCGGGAAGGAGAGGCTATTTCATGGCATCTGATGGAAGTGTTGAAGCCTAAGATTCCGGTAAAACGAATGGCGTTTCGGGAGATTACCAAAGAGGCCGTTCTGAACGCACTGGAAAATACCCGGGATATTGACATGAACCTGGTGCATGCCCAGGAAACCAGAAGAATCCTGGACCGGCTGGCGGGCTATACCGTTTCACCTTTATTGTGGAAAAAGATTTCTCCCGGACTTTCAGCCGGACGTGTACAATCGGTGGCTGTTGAGTTTTTGGTTGAGCGCGAACGCGAACGTATGAAGTTCAAAAGCGCTACCTATTATGATTTGAAAGCACAGCTTCATAAAGAGGGAGAGAATGACAAGTTTGATGCAGACCTGACTCACCTCAACGAAAAACGCCTTGCCAGCGGAAAAGACTTTGATGAAAATACCGGCAAGCTGAAGAAGCCGGATTCGGTAGTTCTGCTGGACGAAGACAAGGCATCGGCTTTGGTTGATGACCTGAAGTCTGCAAGCTGGTCGGTGATTAATGTGGATGTGAAAACACAGAAGCGAAATCCGGCGCCTCCGTTTATTACGTCAACCCTGCAGCAGGAAGCTAACCGTAAGTTTGGATTCTCTGCCCGCGACACCATGAGTGTTGCTCAGAAGCTGTACGAAAAAGGATTTATCACTTACATGCGTACGGATTCTACCCGGTTATCAGGTCAGGCCATTGGTGCTGCCCGTGATGCGGTGACCGAAGAATACGGCGAAGATTACCTGTTTGAGCGCGTGCGGAATTACAACAAGAAAGGGAAGTCGGCACAGGAAGCTCACGAAGCTATTCGTCCGTCAGGCTCCCGTTTTGTGAAGCCGGATAAAGCCGGGCTGCGGGACCGTGAGTTTAAGCTCTACGATCTGATCTGGAAGCGAACCATTGCTACTCAGATGGCCGAAGCTGAACTTGAGTTCACAAACGTTACCATTCGGGCAACCAATAATGGAACCGATGCAGACTTCCGTGCGGGCGGTAAGAAAATTCTTTTCCCGGGATATTTTCGGGCATATGTAGAAGGAAGCGATGATCCGGAAGCGGCTCTTGAGAACCAGGAAAACTTTCTTCCTGCAATGAATGAAGGTGATGCCACGGCGCTGGATGATCTGAACTTTGTGAGCCACGAAACCAAGCCTCCTGCACGATTTACGGAGGCAACGCTGGTTAAGGAATTGGAGAAAAGAGGAGTAGGTCGCCCGAGTACCTACGCTTCTATTATCAGTACCATTCAGGATCGCGGGTATGCCAAGAGCGAAGGCAAAACACTGATCCCGACTTTCACCGCCTTTGCTGTTTCATCCCTCTTAGAAAAACATTTTCCGGACTTGGTAGATAGTGATTTTACATCCGAGCTGGAAGATAAGCTGGATGCGGTAGCTACCGGAAACCAAGACCCGGTGAAATACCTCGAAGATTTTTACAATGGTGAAAATGGCCTCAAAGCCAAAGTGGATACGCAGGAAGACAAGATTGACCCACAGGAAGCAAAACTGCTTGATCTGCCTTTAGAGGGGTTAGAGGGAATCAAAGTTGCGGTGGGCCGATTTGGTCCCTATGCCCGCATGGAGAAAAACGGGGAAGAAGTAACTACTTCGCTCCCCAACGATATGGATCCAAGCGATATCTCATCAGAAAAGCTGGAAGAGCTGATTAAGATTTCTGAGGAACAGGACAAACCCATTGGTGAAGATCCTGAAACCGGAGAACCCATATTTCTGCTTTCCGGCCGATACGGTCCATATGTGCAGAGGGGTGAAGTAACCGAGGAAAACAAAAAGCCGAAGCGTGTTTCTCTGCTGAAGGGAATGGAACCAAAGGATGTGGGTCTCGATTTGGCTTTGCAACTGCTTGAACTACCACGACCACTCGGTAAGCACCCGGAAGACGATAAAGTAGTGAAAGCCGGTGTTGGACGTTACGGCCCTTTTGTAGTGCATGACGGTAAGTTTAAGTCCATTCCTAAATCAGACAGTGTACTGGATATTGAGTTGGATCGGGCGGTGGAGCTGCTCAATCAAAAATCTAAATCCCGCCGCGGAAGTAACGAGATTAAAGACTTAGGCAAACACCCGGAAACCGACAAGCAGGTTCGGGTGATGACCGGGCGGTATGGTCCATACATCAAGCATGGCAAGAAGAACATCAGCCTTCCCAAAGGGGAAACTCCTGAAGACTTCACCATGGACAAAGCGGTTGACCTGATTAAGGAAAAAGGGTAA
- a CDS encoding S41 family peptidase, with protein sequence MKRLFGYTLTLLLTLNFTAELFAQGTQLLREPTISENSIVFVHANDLWKVDKAGGDAVRLTSNIGGESNPHFSPDGSMIAFTGEYDGNSDVFVIPTEGGSPKRLTWHPVDDVVTGWTSDGEVLFRSTRTAHPTQLNRIWKVSTEGGMPEVLPIPRAATGEMSADGKYLAYNPITFWDPEWRNYRGGQAQPIWIVNLNNYELIQTPRTDNERHTDPVWHEGSVFYLSERDFANNIWSFNPESGEEKQWTFHSDFDAKSLDAGFGMIVYEQGGYLHLLNPENGETEQVEIHVAGDMNWGRPRWEEPNAYSLDNAAISPTGKRAVFQFRGEIITVPKEMGTWRNLSNSSASAERYPIWSPDGSKVAWFSDQSGEYTLMIGDQYGLEEPKSISLPNPTFYFRPDWSPDGKYIAYTDTDYNLWYVNVESGEAKKVDTDGYAHPNRTMNPVWSPDSKWIAYVKILDNQFKAVKVHNVKSGKTHQLIDGMSDTITPVWSEDGKYLYFLASTDYGLNTGWLDMSSYNMPVTRALYMIVLSDNEPSPLLPKSDDEETSEEGSSSDESGEVEVVIDLEGIDERTLAVDIPQRNYTGLMPGPGGDVFYMELVENEGIRLHKFSLDDRKGSLFMANFNEGVVSQDRKSLLYRSGGTWGIVGTDGSEKKAGDGSLNISDIKIKVDPQEEFVQIFRDGWRFMRDFLYVDNMHGAPWKEIYEWYAPWVEHAKHRSDLNYVLDIMSGEVAVGHSYVAGGDYPDLEEVQAGLLGADISHHNGAYRIDKIYTGESWNPDLRAPLSGPGIDVNEGDYILAVNGKEISAEENFYKPFEGTANRQVQLLVNNRPRTEGARLVTVVPVSGEYGLRTRAWIEGNRRKVDEMSDGKLAYVWVPNTGGSGYEYFNRYYFAQQDKLGAVIDERNNGGGSAADYMVNVMDRELHGFFNSKAGDCKPFTTPGAGIWGPKVMVINERAGSGGDLLPYLFRKMEIGPLVGAKTWGGLVGTWDTPPFVDGGRFVAPRGGFYNMDGEWAVEGEGIAPDIEVMQTPKEVINGHDPQLEAAINEAMRLLQNYDNPIIPTPEDPVRWKRPERASGDN encoded by the coding sequence ATGAAACGTTTATTCGGATATACATTAACACTTTTACTAACCCTAAATTTTACAGCTGAACTCTTTGCTCAGGGAACGCAACTTTTGCGTGAGCCTACTATTTCAGAAAACAGTATCGTATTTGTTCATGCCAATGATCTATGGAAGGTGGATAAAGCCGGGGGCGATGCGGTTCGTCTTACCAGCAATATCGGAGGAGAGTCGAACCCGCATTTTTCACCGGATGGCAGCATGATTGCATTTACCGGAGAGTATGATGGGAACTCCGATGTTTTTGTAATTCCGACTGAAGGCGGATCACCAAAAAGACTTACCTGGCATCCTGTTGATGATGTGGTAACGGGATGGACTTCTGATGGTGAAGTTCTGTTTCGTTCAACCCGTACGGCTCACCCCACACAACTAAACCGCATTTGGAAAGTGAGTACGGAAGGTGGAATGCCGGAAGTGTTGCCAATTCCAAGAGCTGCTACGGGGGAGATGTCGGCCGATGGAAAATACCTGGCCTATAACCCGATTACATTTTGGGATCCCGAGTGGAGAAATTACCGGGGCGGACAAGCGCAGCCCATCTGGATTGTGAATTTGAATAATTACGAATTAATCCAAACACCAAGAACCGATAACGAACGTCATACCGATCCGGTATGGCATGAGGGTTCTGTGTTTTATTTATCCGAAAGGGATTTCGCAAATAACATCTGGTCTTTCAACCCGGAATCCGGTGAAGAAAAACAATGGACGTTTCACTCTGACTTTGACGCTAAAAGCCTTGATGCCGGTTTTGGTATGATTGTGTATGAACAAGGTGGGTATCTGCATTTGCTGAATCCCGAAAACGGAGAAACCGAACAGGTCGAAATTCACGTTGCCGGAGACATGAATTGGGGTCGACCTCGCTGGGAAGAACCCAATGCCTACTCGCTGGATAATGCGGCTATTTCCCCAACCGGTAAACGAGCGGTTTTTCAGTTTCGGGGGGAGATTATTACGGTTCCAAAAGAAATGGGAACGTGGAGAAACCTGAGTAACTCATCGGCAAGTGCAGAGCGCTATCCAATTTGGTCGCCTGATGGTAGTAAGGTAGCCTGGTTCTCCGATCAAAGTGGAGAATATACTCTGATGATTGGTGATCAATATGGGCTGGAAGAACCGAAGTCAATATCACTCCCAAACCCTACTTTCTATTTCCGGCCGGACTGGTCGCCCGATGGTAAATACATAGCCTATACCGATACCGATTATAATCTTTGGTATGTGAATGTAGAATCCGGAGAAGCCAAAAAAGTAGATACCGATGGATATGCACATCCTAACCGAACCATGAACCCGGTTTGGTCGCCCGACAGTAAGTGGATTGCCTACGTCAAAATTTTGGACAATCAATTTAAGGCAGTGAAGGTACACAATGTGAAATCCGGGAAAACACATCAACTGATTGACGGAATGTCGGATACAATCACACCGGTATGGAGTGAAGATGGAAAATACCTCTATTTCCTCGCCAGCACCGATTATGGATTAAATACCGGCTGGCTGGATATGAGTTCCTACAACATGCCGGTAACCCGTGCCTTGTATATGATTGTGTTATCGGATAACGAGCCTTCTCCACTTCTTCCTAAAAGCGATGACGAAGAAACTTCCGAAGAAGGGAGTTCCTCCGATGAAAGCGGAGAGGTAGAAGTGGTAATCGATTTGGAAGGAATTGATGAACGTACTTTGGCTGTGGATATCCCCCAACGAAATTATACAGGACTGATGCCGGGGCCGGGCGGAGATGTATTTTATATGGAGTTGGTGGAAAATGAAGGAATCCGGCTTCACAAATTCAGCCTGGATGATCGAAAAGGAAGTTTGTTCATGGCTAACTTCAATGAAGGTGTAGTTTCTCAGGACCGAAAGAGTTTGCTTTACAGAAGTGGCGGAACCTGGGGAATTGTCGGTACCGATGGCAGTGAAAAGAAAGCCGGTGATGGCAGTTTGAACATCTCAGATATTAAGATAAAAGTAGATCCTCAGGAAGAGTTTGTTCAAATATTCCGGGATGGCTGGCGGTTTATGCGAGATTTTCTCTACGTTGATAATATGCACGGAGCACCCTGGAAAGAGATATATGAATGGTATGCTCCCTGGGTAGAACATGCTAAACATCGCTCTGACCTCAATTATGTGCTGGATATAATGAGTGGTGAAGTTGCCGTTGGTCACTCCTATGTAGCCGGAGGAGATTATCCCGATCTTGAAGAAGTACAAGCCGGGTTATTAGGAGCGGATATTTCTCATCATAACGGAGCCTATCGCATCGATAAGATATATACCGGCGAAAGCTGGAATCCAGACCTGAGAGCACCTCTTTCAGGTCCGGGCATAGACGTGAATGAAGGAGATTATATACTTGCCGTAAATGGAAAAGAAATTTCGGCGGAAGAGAATTTCTACAAGCCTTTTGAAGGAACCGCTAATCGTCAGGTACAGTTGTTAGTCAATAATCGGCCTCGAACGGAAGGAGCTCGCCTGGTGACGGTAGTTCCGGTTTCCGGTGAATATGGCCTGAGAACACGTGCCTGGATAGAAGGTAACAGACGCAAGGTAGATGAAATGTCAGATGGAAAGCTGGCCTATGTATGGGTGCCAAATACCGGTGGTAGCGGCTACGAATATTTTAACAGATACTATTTTGCCCAACAGGATAAGCTGGGTGCGGTAATTGACGAACGAAATAACGGAGGAGGTTCAGCAGCTGATTACATGGTTAATGTTATGGATCGTGAACTGCATGGCTTTTTTAACAGTAAGGCCGGCGATTGCAAGCCATTCACTACACCGGGAGCCGGTATCTGGGGACCTAAAGTAATGGTGATCAACGAGCGAGCCGGATCGGGTGGAGACCTGCTTCCATACTTATTCCGTAAGATGGAAATCGGTCCATTAGTTGGGGCTAAAACCTGGGGTGGACTGGTAGGAACTTGGGATACTCCTCCGTTTGTAGATGGTGGCCGGTTTGTAGCTCCCCGTGGTGGTTTCTATAACATGGACGGAGAATGGGCCGTGGAAGGAGAAGGCATCGCTCCGGATATAGAAGTAATGCAAACACCTAAAGAGGTTATAAACGGACACGACCCCCAGCTGGAAGCAGCCATCAACGAAGCCATGCGACTTCTTCAGAATTACGATAACCCCATCATTCCAACACCTGAAGATCCGGTAAGATGGAAGCGACCTGAAAGGGCTTCGGGGGATAATTAA